The following are encoded together in the Daucus carota subsp. sativus chromosome 5, DH1 v3.0, whole genome shotgun sequence genome:
- the LOC108224078 gene encoding V-type proton ATPase 16 kDa proteolipid subunit — protein sequence MSSTAFSGDETAPFFGFLGAAAALVFSCMGAAYGTAKSGVGVASMGVMRPELVMKSIVPVVMAGVLGIYGLIIAVIISTGINPKAKSYYLFDGYAHLSSGLACGLAGLSAGMAIGIVGDAGVRANAQQPKLFVGMILILIFAEALALYGLIVGIILSSRAGQSRAD from the exons ATGTCTTCTACTGCATTCAGTGGCGATGAAACCGCCCCCTTCTTCGGCTTTCTCGGCGCTGCTGCTGCTCTTGTCTTCTCAT GTATGGGAGCGGCGTACGGAACGGCGAAGAGTGGCGTTGGAGTGGCGTCGATGGGGGTGATGAGGCCGGAATTGGTGATGAAGTCGATTGTGCCGGTGGTTATGGCTGGTGTGTTGGGAATTTACGGTTTGATTATTGCGGTTATTATTAGTACTGGAATTAATCCCAAGGCCAAGTCGTATTATTTGTTTGATGGCTATGCTCATCTTTCGTCCGGTCTTGCTTGCGGTCTGGCGGGTCTTTCTGCTGGTATGGCTATTGGGATTGTTGGTGATGCCGGTGTTAG AGCTAATGCTCAGCAGCCAAAGCTTTTTGTCGGAATGATTCTTATCCTCATTTTTGCCGAGGCTTTGGCTCTCTATGGGCTTATTGTCGGCATCATCCTCTCATCCAGGGCTGGTCAGTCTAGAGCTGATTAA